Proteins encoded by one window of Acidobacteriota bacterium:
- a CDS encoding CpaF family protein translates to MELNVADLKPFLPGLEAVLDDEAVSEVMVNGPAAVFVERAGRVIALDAPALTAEAVARAAIQIARPLGEDPATDPIIDARLAHGSRVAVCSPPAAPATAITIRRFGGREFTIAELTASGSLPAAVVDATADVLRTERNVLISGGTGSGKTTLLNALVALLPAEGRVISIEDTLELRLRRTNCLRFEARGLAGRNVTIRDLVRHALRHRPDHIVVGEVRGAEAADLLQALNTGHGGSLATVHANNAAAALSRLATCAMQAGDALPWAVVCRGVVDGIEAVIHQTRTPEGVRRVDQMVRVRDYDARDNRWVVEPVWPAAGAEAVTNGTEEWRCRDERT, encoded by the coding sequence ATGGAGCTGAACGTCGCGGACCTGAAGCCGTTCCTGCCGGGGCTCGAGGCCGTACTCGACGACGAGGCGGTCTCCGAGGTGATGGTCAACGGCCCCGCGGCGGTCTTCGTCGAGCGGGCCGGCCGGGTGATCGCCCTCGACGCCCCGGCGCTCACCGCCGAGGCCGTGGCGCGGGCCGCGATCCAGATCGCCCGCCCGCTGGGCGAGGACCCGGCGACCGATCCGATCATCGACGCGAGGCTCGCGCACGGCTCCCGCGTGGCCGTGTGCAGCCCGCCCGCGGCGCCGGCGACGGCGATCACGATCCGCCGCTTCGGCGGCCGGGAGTTCACGATCGCCGAGCTGACCGCGAGCGGCTCGCTGCCCGCTGCCGTGGTCGACGCGACCGCGGACGTGCTCCGAACGGAACGCAACGTGCTGATCTCGGGCGGCACCGGGTCGGGCAAGACGACGTTGCTCAACGCGCTGGTGGCGCTGCTCCCGGCCGAGGGTCGGGTGATCTCGATCGAGGACACCCTGGAGCTGCGGCTCCGCCGGACGAACTGCCTGCGCTTCGAGGCGAGGGGGCTCGCGGGCCGGAACGTGACGATCCGGGACTTGGTGCGCCATGCGCTGCGGCACCGGCCGGATCACATCGTCGTCGGCGAGGTCCGCGGCGCCGAGGCGGCCGACCTGCTCCAGGCGCTGAACACGGGGCACGGCGGCAGCCTGGCCACCGTGCACGCGAACAACGCCGCGGCGGCGCTCTCGCGCCTGGCGACCTGCGCCATGCAGGCGGGCGACGCGCTGCCGTGGGCGGTGGTCTGCCGCGGCGTGGTCGACGGCATCGAGGCGGTCATACACCAGACGCGGACGCCCGAGGGCGTGCGCCGCGTCGACCAGATGGTGCGCGTGCGGGACTACGACGCGCGGGACAACCGGTGGGTGGTCGAGCCGGTCTGGCCGGCCGCCGGCGCGGAGGCGGTGACGAACGGAACGGAGGAATGGAGGTGCAGGGATGAACGAACGTGA
- a CDS encoding DUF4102 domain-containing protein codes for MELPIRSRNRKPTGRQPYHALSAAFVRNVAQAGRYCDGNGLYLDVQPSGTRSWVQRLVIRGRRRELGLGGFPLVPLKDARAQALANRRLARAGGDPLAEKRRIKSMPTFAAAAEAVCAQMRPGWRNPKHGKDWLSSMARFAFPRLGRLPVSEVTTADVVKALRKVWHERPATARRVRQRISTVMEWAMAMDYRNDNPCDRIGPILGPQQDLVQHMRALPHREVASAIETVRASGAVSVVKLAFEFLVLTAARSGEVRGALWAEIDTEEHVWTVPATRTKAKREHRVPLCRRAEQILDAARTLGGGNPLVFPSGRGKQLADMAVSGLLKDLEIGAVPHGFRSSFRDWAAEETNHPREVVEAALAHVVQNKVEAAYARSDLFERRRRLMDDWSAYVGGGAGAPADDRPS; via the coding sequence ATGGAACTCCCGATACGATCCCGGAACCGCAAGCCCACCGGTCGGCAACCCTACCACGCGCTCTCGGCCGCCTTCGTCCGCAACGTAGCGCAGGCTGGCCGCTACTGCGACGGCAACGGCTTGTACCTCGACGTGCAACCGTCCGGCACTCGTAGCTGGGTGCAGCGGCTCGTCATCCGCGGCCGGCGCCGCGAACTCGGACTCGGCGGTTTCCCGCTCGTTCCGCTCAAGGACGCCCGCGCCCAGGCGCTCGCCAACCGCAGGCTCGCCCGCGCCGGAGGCGATCCCTTGGCCGAGAAGCGCCGCATCAAGAGCATGCCCACCTTCGCCGCCGCCGCCGAGGCGGTCTGCGCCCAGATGCGTCCCGGCTGGCGCAATCCCAAGCACGGCAAGGACTGGCTGTCGAGCATGGCCCGCTTCGCCTTCCCCCGCCTCGGCAGGCTGCCCGTCTCCGAGGTGACGACCGCCGATGTGGTCAAGGCGCTTCGCAAGGTCTGGCACGAACGGCCGGCGACGGCGCGGCGCGTACGCCAGCGCATCAGCACCGTCATGGAGTGGGCCATGGCGATGGACTACCGCAACGACAACCCCTGCGACCGTATCGGGCCGATCCTCGGTCCGCAACAGGATCTCGTCCAGCACATGCGGGCGCTGCCCCATCGGGAGGTAGCGTCGGCGATCGAGACGGTGCGGGCTTCGGGCGCGGTTTCGGTCGTCAAGCTGGCGTTCGAGTTTCTCGTGCTGACGGCCGCGCGGTCTGGTGAGGTCCGAGGAGCGCTGTGGGCCGAGATCGACACCGAGGAGCACGTCTGGACTGTGCCGGCGACGCGGACGAAGGCCAAGCGCGAGCACCGCGTGCCGCTGTGCCGGCGCGCCGAACAGATCCTCGACGCGGCTCGGACGCTTGGCGGCGGCAACCCGCTCGTGTTCCCAAGCGGGCGCGGCAAGCAGCTGGCCGACATGGCGGTGTCCGGACTGCTCAAGGACCTGGAGATCGGAGCCGTTCCGCACGGCTTCCGGTCGTCGTTCCGGGACTGGGCCGCGGAGGAGACGAACCACCCGCGCGAGGTCGTGGAGGCGGCGCTGGCCCACGTGGTCCAGAACAAGGTCGAGGCGGCATACGCGCGGTCCGACCTGTTCGAGCGGCGGCGGCGCTTGATGGACGACTGGTCCGCCTATGTCGGCGGCGGCGCGGGGGCGCCGGCCGATGATCGCCCATCTTGA